The Lolium rigidum isolate FL_2022 chromosome 1, APGP_CSIRO_Lrig_0.1, whole genome shotgun sequence region ACCACTAGGCACGGTAGTAGCTTTCCGAATCTCATTAAGCCTGGCATTGCAGAGATATAACACCAATCCATCATCGGAAAACAGTGCAATCATGTAATGTTGGTGAAGAATTGGCTGTGTTGGCAATCTCGTAAGCTATATATAGCTGAATAATAGGAAAATTCTTTTTGTAAAAATTTGTGGTGGATACTGTATCTCTCGGGCATTAAGACCACACGGATATAAGCACTTCGGAGCTGACTACATATCAACACTTTGGAACAGAAGCAAAATCTGCACGGCATTTCCCCCGCTTGGAGAGTAGAAGGCATTAAGATCACACGAAGTACCATCCAAACACAGAAAGCGAGCAGACAGTAGAAGGCAAATTTATGTcatgtttcttcttagttcaaatGAAGGCCTGCAAAAGAAGCAGCAGTCTTacatggggatgccccggtgacaGAATCAGTACTTCTGAATGATATCCAAATAAAAGCAAGGAATCTCGACCAAACCACCTACACCTCATCACTCACACGATTCTTCCCAGCTCCGGACCCAGCATCAGTGCGGAGATCAGGCTTGCGTTTGTCAGCTGGCAAGGAGCTTGTGCCAGAAGGAGACTCCAGAGCAGTCAATCTAGATGTACCCATGACCTGGCCAGGGGTATCAGCCTGCCTCCAAGCTGACCCTGGAGCTTGACCAAGCACACTCGTCCCTGGAGAATGCCAGTCTCCAGATGATCCGTGCTCGCAGGCACCAGCCTTCTTCCATGGCTTGGCACTGCCCCGTGCAAGTGGATCCTCCGTCCCTCCGTGCCCGAACCCACACATTGCCTCGATGACGAAGCCCGAGCGATGCTGCTTGGGGAAAACATCGCAGCCCCCCGGTAAGCGGACCCATAGTCCAGCCGCCTCGGCGCTGTCACGGCTCTAGCTGGATCACGGAAGACCGCCAAGGCATTTTTGTCATTCAGCCAAACCAATTCACACTCCCCACCAAACCTCAAGACCAGAGAGCTAACATCAGCTTCCTTGGCAGGTCCAGCATTGAAACAACGAGTCTCGGGTCCATGTCCACCATGGGATCAAAATAAGGATAGGAAGCCGAGACAGGGATACCAGCTTTGGAGCCCAGTAACACGAGCAGGCACCTTCGACTTGGGTGTGACATGGATGGTAACAAAACTCTTGGGCTCCCAACCAACAGCCTCGAACAGACAGCTTCCACCTATCTCGCAATGAGCCCGATAGCATCCCTCTTGTCCTTCGTCATTTGACAGAACACATGGACCTTGATGTTACTTGAAGAATTTCCTCGCGCCTTTCCAAGCACAAGAAATTTGCACCGCTCCTCTATGGCCAGCACCCACTTTGGCTCTCGACGGAGAAGATCAGAAAGCAATTCCGATGCGCTTGAGTTCTCACCGAAATGCAATGCATCCAGATTGGGCGGTATGATGTCAAAAGCTTCAGCAAGGACCCTTTTCCTCTCCACTTTTGCACACTCCTCATCACAGCAAAGCTTCCTCTGCCCAAGAGGTACCCTCATCCCGCTTGAATTCACTGGCTGGAGAGGCATTGGCAGCTTCTGTATCATGGAAGTATCAAACATACTATCACCATTGTATGGACTTGACATCTAATGTCTGGGCAAGGTGATAATGGGTGGCATGGGGTATTGCAAGTGTGCTTGCATTCCCTCCTTGGGACACTGCATAACTGTCCACATGAAACTTTGCTCCCAGAGCTTGAACTAGCATCTCCATTTGTAGGCGGCGGATCACAAGGGGAAGGATGGCAAGTCCTGGCGCAAGCATGCAGTCCACATTGACGGTTCTTTCCACAGGGTTGGTTGCATCTGATGTCCTTTGAACCACAAGGGATGTTCCTTAACATCACATGTCCCCCACTGCATTCTCTCGTTACTGGCACCACGCAAGGCAGGCAGTCTCCAAAATGGCATTGATGCGAAGCTGGATGCCCACAAGGTTGAGGGACAATGCACTGGTGCGGGCATGATGGAGCTGGTGTGCCGCACGGCTGCGGTGGCAGAATAGATGTCCTGCCACAGGCACAAGTGAGATCACTGAATATGGTCTCGCGGCAAGGATCGCTGTGACCGCTGTGGCAGAGATGCTGGCATCCATGCTGCCCACACCGGAGCTTCTTGCCACATGGTATCCGGCAGAAATGAGGATCCatgttgtcaccttcatgctgagAAAATGGCTTCGACAGCGGGCAACAGCACTCACTGCACCTGTGCCTCCCGCAGTTCTTCTTGCGGCCACAGGGCTTGTTGCAACGGAACTCTTCCATCGAGGCCATGTAGCACTCCACCATCTGGCCCGATGAGCCACAGCGGCACCTCTGCTCAACGCGTACCAAGCACCGTGCACACTTACCCTCGTGACATGTAACCTTGCACCTATGCACCCCGCACGGCAATTTCTTGTCGCAAACCTTGACACAGGTGGGGATTGGGTCCAAGCAGCTCGCCCTCTTCTCCTGGAGCCTTGTCTTGCCGCAATGGCATGTGGTGACCATCCCTGACACAAGACCGCACTCCCTGCATGGCCCTGGGTGGCAAACATCCTCGCAGGCATGGTTGCCACATGAAAGATTACGGCCACAAACCGCACTGCAAGAGAACACCCCATCCTTCTTCGACAGCTTCCCTTTCGCCACCATCTCGCCGCACAACAAGGTATCTGTTTTCTTGCCACATAAGCAGTGTGCGGACAAGTTAACCTGACAGTCCCCGCAAGGCCCGGTGTGGCAGACCTTCTCGCAACGGTGCCTCCCGCAGGTGAGCAGTTGCTGGCATTGCTGCCCACATGTATCAGGCGTACTCCAGTCCGCGCACCGGCGAGTGATAGATTGCTTGCCGCAAGGACATGGCCGGTCAGGAGCAAAGGCCTTGCAGGGTGGGCACGGCCCAGGGTGGCACTGCAGGACGCAGACGTGCGGGCACTTGGTGGCAGCATGAGCATCTTCATCGGGGTAGGCCGCGCCCTTGGCTGCAGCAGGAGGATTTGTTTTCCCGAGGGGCTTGGAGCAGGGCTCGCCACAGGAGTGCGGGGTGAGGAAGAGGTCGTTGGGGGGATCGCGGCGTCGCCCGCAGAAGCAGGTGTAGGCGTCGCCCGCAGAAGCAGGTGTAGGGGATAAGATTTAGAACTTCAACACAGATTATGAGCCAGATTTTAAGCCCATAAGTTAATCAGACTTGTCGAACTCGAAGTCCGGATTAGAAACATACCTCCTTGCACATGTAAAGCAGGTGAAACCATGGCCACAGGGTATGAAGAAGCAGCTCTGGGCTTCATCGTAGCAGAGTTTGCATATCTTCTCATTGTACAAATCTTCCGCAGAGGCAGCAGAGCACATGCTAGACTCCGGTTGCTCTTCAGTTGCTCCGTACCTGAATACAACTTCTTTGCTCAGCAGGATTGGTGCTGCTTCGCTGTGACTTGCAGATTGGCCCTGAACTGTTTCATGCTCTGCATCTAAACACCCTCAGAGTTGCTTCAGGCAGCAATAAAAGAATGCCACTATAACTCCTGCAGTTGTAACCAAATGGAAATGGAATGGAAACTAAAGTTACAAAGGATGTCATCAATCGATGAGCACACAAAGAACAGTCGATGAACAAACCAGCACATATTATAACAAAGTACGCGAGCAACTGGGAAGCAAAGGAGACGACATCGACAATGAAGAGTTTCATAAGCGCCTGAAAAAAATTCGAACACATTTAGTATAGTTTTCAGATGTCATTTATCTAAGATAGGAAAAGAGGGATATGTATACCTTTAACTGCTTCACGTTACTTGCTAATGGTCTTGATCACTGAAACACCCAATTGAATTAACAGCAAATCTAGGATGAGAAGGAGATTCACATTGGAGCAATTTTAGCAGAAGAGTGAATGCTGAACGGTCGAGCCACTAACTTGGTGTAGGAGTTATCTCCAGGCAGGAGAAGAGCCACTAACTTGGTTCTGTTTTACTTGCCAGTCCTGGACTTTCAGCTGAAAGTCCGGGGCAGGGCGACCAGTTGTTGCAGGTAATTTCAAGGCTAGCTACCATTCTTTCTAGTCTTGACTGAGAGGTTGTCCCATATTTGATCTGTTCCAGGAGATTTAGGAATGCCGGGTGAGAAATAAGGAAGGCTTTCCCAAGTTGGCCTTCGAACCTGTTCCTACAACAAAGCTGTATCGCTACAGGCTACTTGCAAGCTGCCTCGGTTGTTTGTACTGTAACTAAGCAGAGTATTCCCTAAGTTTAGTGAAATTTTGCAGTAGTGGTGAAGATCAAGCTCTCCTGAGGATAGTTTTGTATCGTTGCTGCTTGCTGGCTGGTAGCTTAGAAGTTTTGTACAGCGACACTTGTTATGGACTGGAGACACTTGTTATAGTACATACATTTGTTCTCACAAGTCTTCTTTATTCAGGGTCATGTGATGTGATGCCAGGACAAAGGTTGTGAAAAACCTTATCCCCTAAATGTAGCCCAGTCACCATAAGGTAAGATCCAAAGACAACTTTGTATCTTTTCACCAACTATCTGAAAGATCCTCATATGTAGTGAGTCCACATCCACTATTTTTCAGGTTCTTAAACGAGTGGAAGAAGCATAATTAGTCTAAAATGTGAATATGGTGTCTAGGTCCCTGCACCCAAGATCAGCGTGGCAACCCAAAAATGTTCATTGCCACCTTTTCCCAACTTTAGAACTCAGTCATGCAATACATTTAAGAGAAAGTTGGCACAAGTAGAGCTGCAGCACATTCTCGCCTTTTTAAATAAATATCGAATATCGATATCACAAGAGGCACTGAGACAGCTAGCCAGCTAGGCTATGTGATATGCTGGAATATGGATGCCATACAGTACATGATTTAGTTTTGTAAACTGAAAATCGGCTCAGTTTATTTACTTATGTAACACTTCAGGTTGGTACCACGTTGATTTCTGTTCCCTTATACTGTTAAATTGTTCATTCAGGAAGTGGTAAGTATTTGAGCAACATAGGCTAAGTACAGTCTTATTAAATTGAGGACTGATGTATGTATTTTCGGTACATTATTGTTCCATGATGAACTGCAAGGGCACTGTGTTGGTATGCTTTTGGCAAACTACAAGGTGCATGTTTTAACAAAAATTGCTAGGGTGCCCTACATTTTGTTAAGCTCATCTCTGATGGGTCAAAATTATTTCTTACACTGAATATCAATATTTTCAGTTTTAGGTAATTATAGCTCTTTGTTGCAGTTATGAGATTGCTTGCTCTCTTGATCAATCATAAGAAATTTAGTTATCCCATGCATGATGCTATGATCCTTTATAAATCCTTGTGTACAAAAATAAAGATGCATATCGATGCTAACCATCAAGTATATCGTATTTTCCTTTATTTAATTATGTTATCTAAACTCCAAAATTTCTTTCTGTCCACTATCTCTTGAAGCTCTTTTTCATGCCAATCTCATTGCGGTTGTTTGCAGAAGGAACTGTCATGCAACTCATGCTGGAGGATGGTTGCTGCTTATTTTTGAGTCATACTTTTGTCTTCTGTATATCTGTCTGAGGAACTGGAATATATCTCCAATGTTGATAACGTGTATTTTTTGATCTGTACCACTGTAAATCTTACATCTCTAATGTGGTGCTAGCGCTAATGCAATCGGATGCTAGCGGTTGcgcaggacttctttttccagggtGGCAGCATCTTAATAGATTAGTAAATGCATAGCCTGTCTATTTGCCATATTTTTAGCTGGTTGATTCATTTATCGACCTTAACTTTTCCTTGAATGTAATAAGTGTTGTTGGAACTGTTGAGACTTGATACACCTTTTTAATAAAGCAAGccatgtgcatctattgatgcagaggctggggctatgctcctttatcgaaaaatgtggTGCTagccatggaaaaaaatagcgcgctattccaacgctaatagcacgctatagcatatctggagagccgacgctacgctatttcggcgctatagcgcgctattcgcattaatagcacgctataacatgctaatagtgtttttttagacccacgctattttgttatagcgcgctattttttccttGGCTAGCACTCTATTTGCAGTTACCTTATCTTTCATTGATGGCCATGCTTAGATGGTCCCTTGCAAAATTATATGGGTGTTAAATGATTAAAATCTCACATGTTGAGCAGAATACCAAACTACTACAAATAATTGTATGCTTTAGTGAAACTACTCAAACAAGTTACAACAATTTAATAATTTGTGTTCATTCGATTAGCACTAGCAGGTCATGAGGTATTGCGTGTTAACAGCAAACTGATGTGTTGTGGATGGAAACAATGAGACATGCCATCATGGAATACAATAGATAGTACGACTGGAGCATTGCCACTGATAGATTTATTGTGTAAGTGTAGAGCTCACTAATGAACCAAATGAAGTGTTTTACATGGCCACTGATAGGAACCATGTCCACATATTTAGTTTATGGGTGACAATAAAACTAAAACAAAGGAAATAAACATGTTACAACTGTCAACATGGCACTGCTAAAAACAAccacaaatccaccacacctaccaCGAACCTACAATACGTTTTTgtctgagggcacaaccacaaatccaccacacctaccaCGAACCTACAGTACGTTTTTGTCTGAGGGCTGGAGGTTCCCTGCCAGGGACGTCACGCCAGGAGCCACTATTATCGAAACCTGCGCTAGGAAAAGACATGGCTAGCGTGACAGAGGGGATCTAGCCACAGAAACAAGCATCCAACATAACGTCTGGAGCTCTCAGACAACTGCATGTATGATTGTGCATTTGGTTCCGAGTATTGAGCAttttgagagggagagggcgAGTAGCAGCCTAGCTAGTGTGTGAACAAATGGATGGAGTTCAGTTAGTGGATACCTTATACTAACTGACAATTTTGTTTTTCGAGGCAGTGACTTTTGACGTTTGCAAGGATGCACTTCTCCTCCTCAGACAATTTTCTCCTATAAGTAAAGAGTTAACCATTTGCTCGCCTTGCAGCTTCGAAAAGGCACCAAATTGCACCTTGAACCAAGCAGCTAGCTATGGCGTCTGCTGAAAGTGACAAGTACCGATCGTTCATGCATGGCGAGGGCGAGAAGAGCACCGTGTGGAGGCTTGGAGCCCCTCCCAACTACGATGTGGTCAACAAGCTCTTCGAGGAAGAGAGGACCAAGGTACTCTACTAAACAGCTGACCCACGGATGCATCATATAATGCCTCTTTTCCAAGTTAGCTGGGACAAATTATCATCTTCATGATTCACTGGAACAGGAATGGCCAGAGGGGTCTCTGGAGGAGAAGGTCCAGCGCTTGCTCAAGACCTGGGAGATGGAGATGGTCCACAAGGTGCGCCCTGAGGACCAGAAGAGCGTTCACTCCCATGGATTCAGCGCAAGCACCAACGGTGAGTCCTCACCGCCCCACACCACACTTCCACACAATGGACAGACGATCGATGCCCCATAAGTTGTCCGTGCAAGGTAAACGAATTGACAATTTACAGGTATGAAGCCCCTGACACGGAATGAGATTTCGGCCATTGGCGGCTACAACGCGTTCCTGGCGACCACCCTGCCGCCGGAGCACCGCATCTACGACCCGGAGAAGGAGTCCGCCGAGTCAGGCATGTCAACGTTCCTCACGGCGTTTCCCCGAGGCTTCGCCATCGAAGTGCTGGATGTCTACAGCGGGCCGCCGAGGATCGCCTTCAAGTTCAGGCACTGGGGGTACATGGAGGGCCCGTTCAAAGACCACCCTCCTCACGGCCAGCGCGTCGAGTTCTTTGGAGTCTGCATCTTCCATGTAAGTTTGGCTGCTTTAATATATGAAGTCTGAGATGTGCTGCACAGCTAGGGTCTCTTTACAAAAACAGAGTAGACACTGAGCAAACAATGTGATGATAGGTTGATGAGGACTCGAAGGTGGAGAAGGCAGAGTACTTCTACGAGCGTGGCAACTTCCTGGCGAGCTTCTTGAGCGCGCCTGCTTCTGCTCCTGCTCCTGTTGCATCGGCTTCAGGCTGCCCTGTGATGAGAGCAGATTAAAGCGCAGTCGGATTAATGAAACAACATGTCATCAGGGTACAGTACAACCAGTCGATCACCTCCAGGCTCCAGCGTCTCTGATTGGCATGGTTCCATCTTGTCAAGAAAATCTTTGAAATAAGACAAATATATTTTGATCCATGCATGATTGTCTACTTCGGTACTTGATATTTCTAGATCCTTCAAGTGACAAAAACATCTATAATTTGTCCCTTGCTTTGCTAAAAACAGCTTTGATGATGACGATGGttttcctcgaaataggctttcgccccgctttataaataaagcaacaacCATACAAGGAATTCGCACACA contains the following coding sequences:
- the LOC124673425 gene encoding pathogen-related protein-like: MASAESDKYRSFMHGEGEKSTVWRLGAPPNYDVVNKLFEEERTKEWPEGSLEEKVQRLLKTWEMEMVHKVRPEDQKSVHSHGFSASTNGMKPLTRNEISAIGGYNAFLATTLPPEHRIYDPEKESAESGMSTFLTAFPRGFAIEVLDVYSGPPRIAFKFRHWGYMEGPFKDHPPHGQRVEFFGVCIFHVDEDSKVEKAEYFYERGNFLASFLSAPASAPAPVASASGCPVMRAD